From Microbacterium sp. LWH7-1.2:
ACGGTGTCGCCTCCTTCAGGTCGGGTATTGCTCAGTCGTGAGAGTGCGCGCAGGATGCCCTGTCCCGCACGATCCCGGCGACGATCCAGCCACCGGGCGGGGACCCTGCCGGGCCCATCGGCGAGCGTAGAAGCGCCGGAGCCGCCGATCCATCCGGCCGTCAAACCCGGTCACCGAACGTCATCATCGGACACCCGAGTTGCGTTCGGAGTTGTGCAGACCCACCCACCACGGGACCGGCCGCGGCGGAACCTGCCTCGGCGTTGCGAACCGACCGCGTTCAGCGCCTCGTCTCGTACCGGGTGAGGAGGACGCCGCCGGGAAGCGTTCGCGTCTCCACCAGACTGAGCTTCACCCAGTCGTCCAGCGTGCTGAAGAACGGGTTCCCGCCGCCGACGACCACCGGATGCGTGATGATCTCGTACTCGTCGACCAGCCCGGCCCGCATGGCCGCGCGGCCGAGCGCTGCACCACCGACCCTCAGCCGACCGCCCTCCTCCGCCTTCAGCCGGGCGATCTCCGCGACCGCATCGTCTGTGAAGAGGCGAGCGTTCCCGTCGACCTTGTCGATCGTCGACGAGAAGACCACCTTCGGCGTCTCCCGCCAGTTCTTCGCGAACGCGATCTGCGCGGGTGTGGCGCCGGGCTGCTGGTCGCCGGTCGGCCAGTAGCCGCTCATGATCTCCCACAGCTTGCGCCCGTACAGGAATCGATCGATCGCGAGCTCCTCCTCGAGCCACCACTGGAACAGCTCGTCGCTCGGCTCACTCCAGCTGAGGTCGTCGCCGGGCGCGGCGACGTAGCCGTCCACGCTCAGGTTCATGCCGTAGACCAGTCTTCCCACCGCGCCACACCCTTCTGTCGGTCGGCGTCGGCCGACGGCAGCCGTTCACCGTCGAGCAAACTCGTCGCGAGTCTTTCGCGCCACCCAGTGCGCCGAGCGGAGCGCTCCCGTCAGGCTCGGCGGTAGGTTCCGACGACGGGGCAATCGAAGGGATCGCGCGCGGCCAGGCCCACGCGGTTGAGGTAGGCGACGACGATGCCATACGAGCGCCAGAGGGTCGTCTCGGTGTACGGCACGCCGAGAGCGCGGCACTGGTCGATCACGATGTCGCGTGCCCGCGCCAGATGAGGGCGGGGCATGTTGGGGAAGAGGTGGTGCTCGATCTGGTAGTTGAGCCCGCCCATGAGCAGGGCCGCCCACCAGCCACCGCTGATGTTCCGGGAGGTGTACACCTGCTTGCTGAAGAAGTCGAGCCTCGCGTCCTCGGCGATGATCGCCATGCCCTTGTGGTTCGGCGCGAACGACGCACCCATGTACACGCCGAACACCGCCAACTGCACGCCGAGGAACGCGAACGCCATCCCGAGCGGGAGGAAGACGAAGATCGGGGTGAGGTAGAGCGCGAAGCGCGCCGTGATGAGCGCGAGCTCGATCCAGCGGTCCTTGACGCCTTCGCGCGAGAACAGGTGCCGGAACGCGTGCCCGTGCAGGTTCAGGCCTTCGAGCGTGAGCAGAGGGAAGAACAGCCACCCCTGCTTGCGTGTCACCAGAGCGCGCCATCGGCCTGCAGACGCGGCATCCGTCTCGATGAATGAGATCGTGTCGATCTCGATGTCGGGGTCCTTGCCCACCCGGTTGGGGTTCGCGTGGTGGCGGTTGTGCTTGTTGTTCCACCAGGAGAGGCTGATGCCCACGATGCCGGCGGCGAGGATGCGGGCGAGCCGGTCGTTCGCGGGACCGGAGGCCAGGATCTGCTTGTGCGCCGCCTCGTGCGCGAGGAACGCGACCTGCGTGAACAGGATTCCGAGGGCACCGGCCATCAGCAGCTGGTACCAGGTCTGGCCGAGCAGGACGAAGCCGGTGACCACACCGCCGAAGCCCAGGAGGAGGCCGACCCCGACGAGGGCGTAGAACCACTCGGCACGACGGAGCAGACCGGTCTCGCGGACGACCTGCGACACCTCGGTGTATGCCCGGGTCATGTGCGGGAACTCGGCCGTGCCGGCGTACGTCTGACGGATGGGACCGAGCCGGGACTCGAGAGCGGTGGAGGAGATGATGCACCAGTTCCGATGGGGACCGTTCGGCCGTTGAGAAGCCAGAGGCGGTTGCCCATCGCTGCTCTCAGGCTACGGGGGTCCACATGAGCCGCAAGGAATACCTCCCCATTCCCGGGTGACCCCCAGGTGAACAGCAGCGCCCGCCCAGGCCGAAGCCGGGACGGGCGCTGTGTACGCGGGAGCGTCAGAGCGGACGGATGTTCGCCGCCTGCATGCCCTTGGGGCCCTGCTCGGCGTCGAATTCGACCTTCTGGTCCTCGCGCAGCTCCTTGAAACCGCTGCCTGCGATCGCGCTGAAGTGTGCGAAGAGATCGGCCGAGCCGTCATCGGGTGCGATGAAGCCAAAGCCCTTCTCGGAGTTGAACCATTTCACGGTGCCAGTGGCCATCGTGTCTTTCCTATTCTTCGGGCCGCCGGAGCGACCGGGGGTGCCGCGCCGACGAATGCGGTGCGGACGTACGGGGACCGGTGCCGGTGTCGACAACGGGGAGGGAACGGATGCTGCGACCGCCGTGCGCGCGTGATCCGGCGTCGCGTGGAGCCCGAGGTCTTCACCGCGGGGTCCGTGCGCGCGGAAACCGCGCGGCGTCGCGTCGATGAAGCCGGCGTATTCGGCGGCGCGCGTCGCGACGTGGACGTCGTCGTCGGCCTGTCGCCAGGCGAGCGCCGGTGGAGCGGAGTGCATGTTCGTGTGTTTCGTTCGTCGGGCGCGAAGCCATGAGAGCTTTCGCGGCGGGCGGCGTGCAGAAGCCGCGGGAAGGATGGGGCGCTCAGACCTGCGTCTCTACGATGAGGCAGAGAGGTGAACGCGCGGTTCCCTAAAGGGAACGTGTCAGTGTAGCACGGGCGTCTGCGATCACCGAAAGCGGGGTAGCCGAGCGGGCGTGCGAGGGATACGGTCGCGTTGTCGTCCGAATCCGGTGGAAAGAGGCGGTGTCGCCATCTCCCAGACAAGTAGCGCACGAACGCTGCCCACTCCGCGCAGGGTGCAAGGCACGTATTACACGCTCATGCTCGGCAACACGCTCGCCGCGTCGCTCATCTGGGGCGTCAACACGCTGTTCCTCCTCGACGCCGGGCTCTCCAACCTGGAGGCCTTCGCGGCGAACGCCTTCTTCAGCGCCGGGATGCTGATCTTCGAGATCCCCACCGGCGTGGTGGCCGACACGGTGGGGCGTCGCGCGTCGTATCTGCTCGGCACGGTGACGCTGGCGGTGACCACGATCCTGTATTGGATGCTGTGGGTCTGGCAATCGCCGTTCTGGGCGTGGGCGGTCGTCTCGGTGCTGCTCGGTCTCGGCTTCACGTTCTTCTCCGGGGCCGTCGATGCGTGGCTCGTCGACGCACTGAAGGCGACCTCCAATCAGGGCAGCCTCGAGACCGTCTTCGGTCGCGCGCAGATCGTGGGCGGGGTCGCGATGCTGTCGGGATCGGTGCTCGGCGGCGTCGTCGCTCAGGTGACGAACCTCGGCGTGCCGTTCCTGCTGCGGGGCGCGATCCTGCTGCTGATGTTCATCGTCGCCGCACTGCTGATGCGGGACCTGGGCTTCGCGCCCGACCGGAGCGAGAGCCCGTTGCGCGCGACGCGCACCGTCTTGCGGGCGTCCATCCGCTATGGCCTCGGTGATCCGCCGGTGCGCTGGCTGATGCTCGCGAGCCCGTTCACCGCGGGTGTCGGGTTCTACGTCTTCTATGCACTGCAGCCGTACCTGCTGGAGCTGTGGGGCGACGAGGAGGCGTACACGGTCGCCGGCCTCGCGGCCGCACTGGTGTCGGGCACCGCGATTCTCGGCGGCGCCCTCGCACCCTGGGTGCGCAAGCTCTTCCGCCGGCGCACGTCGACGATCCTGCTGGCGACGGTCACCAGCGCGCTGGTGCTGGTGGGGATCGGACTGGTGCGCAACTTCTGGGTCGCCGTGGTGCTCGTGGCGCTCTGGGGCGTAGCCTCGGCCATCGATGACCCGGTGCATCGTGCGTACCTCAACGACATGATCCCGTCGAAGCAGCGCGCGACCGTGCTCTCCTTCGACTCGCTCATGGGTTCGAGCGGCGGCGTCGTCATCCAACCCGCGCTGGGCCGGGTGGCCGATGTCGGCGGCTACGGTGCCTCGATGGTGTGGAGCGGCGTGATCGCGGCGATCGCCGTTCCCTTCGTCCTGTTGAGCCGAGGGCAGAACGCGCCCGCCGACACCGCCCGCGAGGTCACCTCTCAGACGCCCCAGTGATCCAGCACCGCGGCACAGAAGTCGTCGTTCGTGCCGGTCGACCCGAAGATCTGCTCCTCATCGATCACGTCGCCGGTCGCGACGTCGATGGTGAACCGCAGCCGGACCTGTCCGTCGTTCTTCGCGATGACCTTGCCGTCGCTGCCGATGGTCCGACCGCCGCCCGTGAGCAGCGCGGTCACGGTCAGCGTCCCGTCGCCGTTGTCGATGATCTTGTGATCCTTCGAGAGGGTATTGGGCTGGATGTCGGTGACGGTCATCCCGTTGTAGGTGAACGTCCGGACTTCGGTGATCTTCTCGTGGAACCAGAGCAGCTCCCCGTCGCCGCGAGTCATGATGAAGCCCGAGCCGGTCAGGTCATACGTGAACGATGGCTGCAGCCCCACACCGCAGAAGTCGTCGGCGACGCCGCTTTCCGAGGCGTCGAGACTGTAGCGCTCGATGACGGCGGCATTCGCTGGGGCAGCGGCCGCGATGATGAGTCCTCCGGCGAGGAGTGCGGCGAGGGGGCTGAGGTTCTTGAACATGATGGTGCCCTTCGGGTGAGCGGACATGCGAACGGATGGTGTGTCCCCGAACAGTCACGCCCAGTTCCCCGGAGAGGACCGGCTGCGATGACGACCTCCTTGCGGCAGACGCTACACCGCCGGTGCGCGCGCCGACAGGCCACCGCGCACTCCGTGCTCTCTCACCACTCGCGCGAGTCACCCGAGTTGTCGTGGTCCAAGCCCAGGAAGCCCGGCACGCCGTGGCGGTGGTGCGTCCTTCCTCCGTCGACAGGGGCGGTTTCGTGCCCAGCCAGCTGGTGGATCCACGGTGGCTGGTGGTCCATCGTCAGGGAACCCGCGCCGGTCGTGAAGTACGCGGCGACGGGAGGGCTCGCGACGAACGCTGCGGCCAACACGCCCCTGCTGCGTATACGCACCAGCGCGTCGCGCGCCATCAGACCGCGCATGAGCAGGGCGAACGCGCCGGGATCGACGGACGCTGCCTCCTTCGGCGCGTCCGGAAGCTCCGCGTACAACTGGCCGACGATCTCCTCGCGCTGCGCCACCGAAAGGTGGGAGAAGGCGGCGAAGTACGCCTTGTCGGCGACGCTCGCCGGCACGTTTCCCAGGACGTACGCGTAACGGTCGATCTGCTCGTCGGAGGTGAGCGCCCGCTGAGCATGCCGCTTCTTCACGGTCCCCTCCCGCCTCGATGAGCGCCAGAATACGCTCACCGACCCCGGCCGTCGATGGGCCGATCGCGGCCCGGGACCGCCGTTTCCGGCGTGCTCCCGAGCCGCGACCCTTTCGCGCGGAGGTGTCAGGCGATGGCTGCGCGCAGCTCCGCGGCAGCAGCCGTGACGTCGGGCGCCCCGTGCAGGGCGCCACCGACGACGGCGATGCGGGCTCCGGCGTCGCGCACCGAGCCGATGGTCGAGGCGTTCACACCACCCGCGATCGAGAAGGGCACGCCCGACTCCTCGCCGGCGCGCAGCAGCGAGTCGAGCGAGTAGCCCTCCTGAGCCTGCTCGTCGAGAGCCGCGTGCACCTCGACGAAGTCGGCGCCGAGCGCGACGATCTCCTTGGCGCGGGCCGGCTTGTCGGCGACGCCGATCAGGTCGACGACGACGCCCTTGGCGTGCTTCTTGGCGGCCTTGACCGCGCCCGCGATGGTGCTGTCGTCGGCCGAGCCGAGCACGGTGACGAGGTCGGCGCCGGCGCCGAAGGCGAGCGAGAACACCGTGAAGTTCCACGTCTCGAACCTGCTGCGCAAATCGGGTGCGGCCTCCCGCACCGAGCTGGTCGCCCTGGCGCGAGGCTGAGCCCACCCTTTCGGCGAGTGCGATACCCATTCGAATGGGTAGCCGACGTCTCGGGCAGCCGCCGTGTCGTGCGTGCGGCGGCGTTCAGGGCTCCCGCATCCGGGATCTGAGCACGTCGAACTCGCACCCCGGGGCGTCGGGATTGAAGCCGTGCTCGATCAGCCACCGCGACGCCACGAGGCTGCGCAGCGACCACCAGGCGCGGATCACATCCCGGTCCGCACCGTCTCCGTAGCCGGCGAGCAGTTCGTTGAGGCGCTCCTCGTGCCCCAGCGTGAGGGTCGCCAGGTCGTACATGG
This genomic window contains:
- a CDS encoding dihydrofolate reductase family protein, whose translation is MGRLVYGMNLSVDGYVAAPGDDLSWSEPSDELFQWWLEEELAIDRFLYGRKLWEIMSGYWPTGDQQPGATPAQIAFAKNWRETPKVVFSSTIDKVDGNARLFTDDAVAEIARLKAEEGGRLRVGGAALGRAAMRAGLVDEYEIITHPVVVGGGNPFFSTLDDWVKLSLVETRTLPGGVLLTRYETRR
- a CDS encoding cold-shock protein, translating into MATGTVKWFNSEKGFGFIAPDDGSADLFAHFSAIAGSGFKELREDQKVEFDAEQGPKGMQAANIRPL
- a CDS encoding LuxR C-terminal-related transcriptional regulator, with the translated sequence MVLSSAEPSTVTRSAPAPKASENTVKFHVSNLLRKSGAASRTELVALARG
- a CDS encoding acyl-CoA desaturase, with amino-acid sequence MISSTALESRLGPIRQTYAGTAEFPHMTRAYTEVSQVVRETGLLRRAEWFYALVGVGLLLGFGGVVTGFVLLGQTWYQLLMAGALGILFTQVAFLAHEAAHKQILASGPANDRLARILAAGIVGISLSWWNNKHNRHHANPNRVGKDPDIEIDTISFIETDAASAGRWRALVTRKQGWLFFPLLTLEGLNLHGHAFRHLFSREGVKDRWIELALITARFALYLTPIFVFLPLGMAFAFLGVQLAVFGVYMGASFAPNHKGMAIIAEDARLDFFSKQVYTSRNISGGWWAALLMGGLNYQIEHHLFPNMPRPHLARARDIVIDQCRALGVPYTETTLWRSYGIVVAYLNRVGLAARDPFDCPVVGTYRRA
- a CDS encoding MFS transporter, with protein sequence MLGNTLAASLIWGVNTLFLLDAGLSNLEAFAANAFFSAGMLIFEIPTGVVADTVGRRASYLLGTVTLAVTTILYWMLWVWQSPFWAWAVVSVLLGLGFTFFSGAVDAWLVDALKATSNQGSLETVFGRAQIVGGVAMLSGSVLGGVVAQVTNLGVPFLLRGAILLLMFIVAALLMRDLGFAPDRSESPLRATRTVLRASIRYGLGDPPVRWLMLASPFTAGVGFYVFYALQPYLLELWGDEEAYTVAGLAAALVSGTAILGGALAPWVRKLFRRRTSTILLATVTSALVLVGIGLVRNFWVAVVLVALWGVASAIDDPVHRAYLNDMIPSKQRATVLSFDSLMGSSGGVVIQPALGRVADVGGYGASMVWSGVIAAIAVPFVLLSRGQNAPADTAREVTSQTPQ